A stretch of Telopea speciosissima isolate NSW1024214 ecotype Mountain lineage chromosome 11, Tspe_v1, whole genome shotgun sequence DNA encodes these proteins:
- the LOC122645075 gene encoding acetylajmalan esterase-like: MAIFKSSLLVHTSFLFLLILLLPLLHPCTATRFVKSCSFNAMYQFGDSIADTGNLIREAPIGTPFGHLPYGMTLSNTPTGRCSNGLLMVDYIAMALQVPLLNPYLKRDADFSHGVNFAVAGSTALDTTVLAKQNIYAPVTNSPLFVQLDWFKTHLKTICSTETECRQKLGKSLFMVGEIGGNDYNYAFFQGKTMQEVESLIPSVVQRIKDAVTEVIKLGATRVVVPGNFPIGCIPIYLTAFKSNDSASYDELKCLKGLNSFAMNHNIQLQGAISLLREEHGSNIDIAYADYYTAYQWVLSHAPFLGFDMTSIQKACCGIGGEYNFNVTKMCGAEGVQVCSNPETHMSWDGVHSTQNGYRLMADWLLRDIKPKIRCFF; the protein is encoded by the exons ATGGCGATCTTCAAGTCTTCCCTACTGGTTCAtacttctttcctcttccttcttattcttcttcttcctctgcttcatCCCTGTACTGCCACTCGATTCGTCAAGAGCTGTTCATTCAATGCAATGTATCAATTTGGAGACTCCATAGCCGATACCGGCAATCTAATCCGCGAAGCTCCAATCGGAACTCCGTTTGGTCATCTTCCCTATGGTATGACATTGTCCAATACTCCTACCGGTCGATGCTCCAATGGTCTTCTCATGGTTGACTATATTG CAATGGCTCTTCAAGTCCCCCTTCTTAATCCTTATTTGAAACGAGATGCCGATTTTAGTCATGGAGTTAACTTTGCAGTAGCTGGATCTACTGCCTTGGACACTACTGTTCTTGCCAAACAGAACATTTATGCCCCTGTAACCAACAGTCCTCTATTTGTCCAACTTGACTGGTTCAAGACCCATCTAAAAACCATTTGCTCTACTGAGACAG AGTGTAGACAGAAGCTTGGAAAGTCTCTCTTTATGGTTGGAGAGATTGGAGGGAATGACTACAACTATGCATTCTTTCAAGGGAAAACCATGCAAGAGGTTGAAAGTCTAATTCCTTCTGTTGTTCAAAGGATCAAAGATGCTGTCACT GAAGTGATTAAACTTGGTGCAACAAGAGTGGTGGTTCCTGGAAATTTTCCTATTGGATGTATACCGATCTATCTCACTGCATTCAAAAGCAATGATTCCGCATCTTACGATGAACTCAAGTGCCTGAAAGGATTAAACAGTTTTGCAATGAATCATAACATACAACTTCAAGGAGCTATTAGTTTGTTGAGGGAAGAGCATGGTAGTAATATTGATATTGCATATGCTGACTACTACACAGCTTATCAGTGGGTGCTTTCCCATGCCCCTTTCCTTG gtTTCGATATGACCTCCATTCAAAAAGCATGTTGTGGAATTGGGGGAGAATACAACTTCAATGTGACAAAGATGTGTGGAGCTGAAGGAGTTCAAGTTTGCTCAAATCCAGAAACACATATGAGCTGGGATGGTGTTCATTCCACACAGAATGGATACAGGTTGATGGCAGATTGGCTCCTTCGTGACATCAAGCCTAAAATCCGATGCTTcttttga